From a region of the Hymenobacter jejuensis genome:
- a CDS encoding mechanosensitive ion channel family protein → MNFNDILHQRFLGNDVQAYLLCAVILLLGYGFKNLVSRLLTKLLFRFVSQKSEGVNVAEFSALLMQPIAVVIFLITIYFAFNILDYPVRPSELSHNEPWPKLLAFRVYQLGFITGVAWIVLRLIDFAVLVFRRRAELSPSRLNDQLVPFAKDLLKVLVLAMAFLVILGQVFSVNVTALIGGLGIGGLAVAFAAKESLENLIASFTIFLDQPFAVGDLVTVGGVTGTVEKVGFRSTRLRTAEKSYVTVPNKSMIDKPLDNLSLRTSRRVSFTLALSHFTTSDQLRRIVADAQRVIREHPLTTDEVQIKFAALTPTAKEVTVQYFVETNSYDEYLDVKEELNYRLVELVEQHGGSFTNTATTVVQLTEPDRLRGLQSPAQPLI, encoded by the coding sequence ATGAATTTCAACGACATCCTGCACCAACGTTTTTTGGGGAATGACGTGCAAGCGTATTTGTTGTGCGCCGTTATTCTGCTGTTGGGTTACGGCTTCAAGAATCTGGTTTCGCGCCTGCTGACCAAGCTGCTGTTTCGCTTTGTAAGCCAGAAGTCGGAGGGCGTGAACGTTGCCGAGTTCAGCGCCTTGCTGATGCAGCCCATTGCTGTAGTTATCTTCTTGATAACCATCTACTTCGCTTTTAACATTTTGGATTACCCCGTGCGACCTTCCGAGCTGTCGCACAACGAGCCGTGGCCGAAGCTGCTGGCATTTCGGGTCTACCAGCTTGGTTTTATCACGGGCGTAGCCTGGATTGTATTGCGCCTGATCGACTTTGCGGTACTTGTGTTTCGGCGCCGGGCCGAGCTTTCGCCTTCGCGCCTCAACGACCAGCTCGTGCCGTTTGCCAAAGACTTGCTGAAGGTGTTGGTGCTGGCAATGGCTTTTCTGGTGATTTTGGGACAGGTATTTAGCGTCAACGTTACGGCCCTGATCGGTGGATTGGGCATCGGCGGTTTGGCCGTCGCGTTTGCCGCTAAGGAAAGTCTAGAAAACCTGATCGCTTCGTTCACCATCTTCCTAGATCAGCCGTTTGCCGTCGGCGACCTCGTCACGGTCGGCGGGGTGACGGGCACCGTGGAAAAAGTAGGCTTTCGGAGCACACGCCTGCGCACGGCGGAAAAAAGCTACGTCACGGTACCCAATAAGTCCATGATTGACAAGCCCTTAGACAACCTTTCGCTGCGCACGTCGCGGCGCGTCAGCTTTACGCTAGCCCTGAGTCACTTCACGACCAGCGACCAGCTCCGTCGCATCGTGGCCGATGCCCAGCGGGTCATCCGCGAACATCCGCTCACCACCGACGAAGTCCAGATCAAGTTTGCCGCCCTCACTCCCACGGCCAAAGAAGTGACGGTGCAGTATTTCGTCGAAACCAACAGCTACGACGAATATCTCGACGTCAAAGAAGAACTCAACTACCGCCTGGTAGAGCTCGTGGAGCAGCACGGCGGC